A single genomic interval of Spinacia oleracea cultivar Varoflay chromosome 6, BTI_SOV_V1, whole genome shotgun sequence harbors:
- the LOC110800585 gene encoding 23 kDa jasmonate-induced protein produces MGSNVFGTPITNHTLRAMPEYSDKKSITANDRSILALEMKNAEGKDINARNFLESLQARFGENVSTMCMIYNATGGSLTFVDAHNWTGRVCESPYPMVILNGQWGVFLHGRYGHEEAGSEAAVVYHGINYDWLLSFSNRADITNNRVALKIYQSGKFQSTNWNTIKGSLDEGKLMHQGTRGQSFMYASIGNITKCTVEAILTTTAAHQ; encoded by the exons ATGGGTTCAAACGTGTTCGGAACTCCTATCACCAATCACACACTGAGAGCAATGCCGGAATACAGTGACAAGAAGTCGATCACCGCCAACGATCGCTCAATATTGGCGTTGGAGATGAAAAATGCAGAAGGCAAAGACATCAATGCTAGAAATTTCCTTGAGTCCCTGCAGGCTCGATTTGGGGAGAATGTTAGCACAATGTGCATGATTTATAATGCTACCGGAGGTTCGTTAACTTTCGTCGACGCCCATAATTGGACGGGTCGGGTTTGCGAGTCACCGTATCCAATGGTGATTTTAAATGGGCAATGGGGTGTATTCTTGCACGGTAGATATGGACATGAGGAGGCTGGCTCTGAAGCAGCCGTTGTGTATCATGGCATCAACTATGACTGGTTGTTATCATTTTCTAACCGTGCGGACATCACCAACAATAGG GTGGCATTAAAAATTTACCAATCAGGGAAGTTTCAAAGCACAAATTGGAATACTATTAAGGGTTCTTTGGATGAAGGAAAATTGATGCACCAAGGCACAAGGGGCCAGAGTTTCATGTACGCTTCTATTGGCAATATTACAAAATGCACGGTGGAGGCAATATTGACTACTACGGCAGCACATCAATGA